AAAAAACCTGTACTGTTCTCTCGAGAGACCACAATGTTTATATTACGGCAATATTAATAGCTACAAAGGGGTAAACGGTCTCCTTGATCTGCAATATTCTAATGTACTATTAAATATCTATCTTTGCTTTCCCCAAAAGATAGAACTAAAATCGGAAATTGAAAAAGAGAAACCACCTTTGTGGCGGTTCTGAGCCtgatatttttaagaaatttgaattttgatAACGCTCAACTATTGCAGGGAAGCAAAGCTGGGTGGAGGCTAATGACTACTGCTCCTGTCCATGGGTCCATTACTGTTCATGGGGTCATGTATTGCACATGGGTCCATGTACTCTCCTTGGGTCCATGTACTGTTCATGGGTCCATGTACTGTTCATGGGTCCATATACTGTTAATGGGTCCATGTACTGTCCATGGGTCCATGTACCGTCCATGGGTCCATGTACTGTTCATGGGTCCATGTACTGTTCATGGGTCCATGTACTGACAGTATTGACAGACTTGTGGCAGGCAAATGATTTCGCAATGAAATATGTACAAGTTTACCATTAGGTTTTTCCTTTTCAAGTCTTGTTTCAAATTCTGGGCGAGCCTGACGTCAGCCGGATCATAGATGACGTAGACGCTGTCGGGCTTGGGACGCTGGCTTCTTGCTCGCAGGTGCCAACTCTCAgcttgtttctgttctttttccAAGATGGAGACGATCTGCTGTAGTAGCTTCTTACGGACCACCTTACTGTCCACGCTGAGGTGTTCCAACATGTCCTGATCCATCGCGGACATCAGTAGAAATCCGTCCATGAACATCTCGGCAAAACTCTGCCGGTAAAATTCCCTGATGCCCAGATCAAACAGCCAGCTCTGGAGGTCGTTAGCAGTCCAGCTGCAGAGGTGCCTCTTCTTGTATCGGTCCGTGAAGTCGTCCTCTCTCACGGGGGGCACAAAGGGGGCGTTGACCACGGCGAAGGGTTCCACTTTCGTCATGAGGCTGCCAATGACGATAGACGCTTTCTCCGGCAGACTGAGTCGGTAGAAAGCGGGTATGGCAAGATTGACGCAATCGTCTATCAACGGATGAAACTGCTTGGGTAGATCGACCTCTTCCAGGAGGACCAAGAAGACTTTGGGCGGGTTGATTGCCTTCTGTCTCTCGGATAATATCCTCAACTCGTAGACCGACACGGGACAGTGGAAGTAACTCTGCGTCAAGATGCAGACCGCTGCCCGGCATTTCTCAGCCGTCTCCATCCTCTGAGAGAACCACGTGGCAGAGTTCAGATTCTGCTCGTCTTTATCGAACCAGACATCCTCCGCTAGATTGTTCTCTTTGAACTGCCTCACGGTCTCGCAAACGAACCGTCTCTCGACGAAACCTCCGTCCGGAGAATACGAGATGAAGATGGGCTTCCTCGATTTCTTCGTTGTAGCTTTAGAAGAAGTAGGCTGATCTGATCCTTTGGATTGGGAACTCGATTCCCTCTCCTTTGGATTCTCTGCACCCTTTGAACCGGGAGGTTGATCCTGGATGGTTTCGTCCGCACCATTTTTACTCGGACTTTCCCTGGCGGTCCCCGATTCTATCTCGACGGACACTACATGCTTTATAGCCGGCTGCTCGCTTCCGTCTCCTTCAGGCATCCCACCATTAGACTGATTATGGTCctctacaacaacaaaaatttagaATGAAAAGTTATCATGGAAATGGTATTTCCAACAAAAGTGTTTGTAGTACACATAATAAATGCAAGAGAGCAAGTTTCAGAAGACATCGCTACGATATTGTAGATGGGTAGGGTTTGCCCCTCCTTGGAGACTATGGATGTGTAAATTTGTCATCCGGCATTACTTAGGCACATATTCCTTGATGTAGAGTATACCATACATGTTCTACAAAGGGGTTGAAAAAAGCATCACAGTGTGAATAACAGTGATCATGAATAAATTCTGAAAAATCTACATTACTGACAGTTGCATGATCAAGAGAAACTCAAGGGTAACTCCATTATTGCGATCATGAAAAATTATGTAAAGTTCATTGTGTTAAATTGGTTTTCATCTGCATTCTGCTTGTACTATTTAATCAGTTTCTCTCATCATTCTCTCCTCCAAACTTTAGCAGGCTGAAAATTTGTGTATTTCATAAATTTAGGTTTAAAGCACCCAACAGTGGACAAATGCAAATCAGAATGACAGCATATAATGCCTAGAACTTTGGAAATGAGTGACCATTCAGTAGTCTATTTTGTAGTATTTTCTAACACATTTGGTAGCCAATTCGGTTAACCTTTTAAAAATTTATAGATACAAAGCACCAAAATTATCCACTTCAAATCCTTCCTTCTTGTGCAAATGTCTTGTGCTAAGTTACAGTACGAAGTAAAAATTCCCTTCAATAGAAGAGCCCATTGAACAGTGTATGTCAAAATATGCAATTGACTATCAAATCTTGGAGAGTGGATAGTGGCAAAATGTTCAAGCAGTTCCTTTGTTGGCTTCTGTACAGTTATCTTCTAAGAAACTTAACATTAGGTCAGTAATCTTTACATCtacattattttcatattttctgatTGGTCATAATATTAAAGAGGATACATGCACATTAAGCAATCAACTGTAGATTACATGACAGACTTCTTTGCGATGAATAACTCCCAATTCCTCAGACAGCAAAACTAAGAAAAATCTTGATCAGATTGGAAGATACCTTACTTTAATAGCCCTCGATTTTTGTAAAAGCTCTCGATTTTTGTAATTCTGCGATGTCACAGATGCCACTAGGATCTGGGAAAAACTTTTAcgtttctcttctttctttcttttttcttcatatttttgagAAGCATAAAAAAATCTAACAATGCTGTTAAAACTGCAACCAATGACCATCATTAGGTCAAGTTAAAAGCTGCAATATAtgttagattcagcattttCACAAATTGAAGCACACATGTGTGTCcaggatgtcatatttagacttgatcaagtcttcagatGTTGCATGTGATCCATCactaaatctgtgatatctgcTAAGTGATCCATCactaaatctgtgatatctgcTAAATGGGATAAGATGTTATGACAAAGTCATTCATCACAGGTTATAGGCCAATGATCATAGTTGAGGGCTTGTTTTTCCTTTAACTTTCCCTACAGTGTTTTAGTTTCTGttcagtacagtacaacaaCATTATGGCATATTTTTGTTCTGTCTTATCTTGTAACCCTGAGCATAACCAACCATTTATCTAGTTCAATATCACATGCAACACTGACAGTATCTATAGGCCTTATTTGGGCCTTAAAAACGGTGGCCTATGGTTGTATGAACACAGTAGAATTACTGAAATCTTTTTAGGTTAGTACATAATTATATGTAGTttctcttctttgtttgtttaaagGTTAATTGCCCTTATTAGTTCCTGAAGTTTACATTTAGACTGACAGATAATTAACACCAAAGTAAAATGTCACTGCAGCTGTGGTACAACTTTTTAGTTGTTCATCTTGGGCATTATACTGTACTAATGAGTACCAAGTAATTTTAAGAACTGCACACAGCATTAAATGATATATTGCAATAGCAAGGAATACTAAATCTACAGTGTATCTCTGGTTAGCAGGCTTGTACTACTCTCAAGCCCTTACAGATGCTAGCATGATGGTATACGGTAACTTCCAGATGCTAAGAGCATAAAATAAAAGGCAGTCATAATCAAGACCTCTCTAGTTTCATTCTATCCTTTACCAAGGTGATTTCATTGATTATTTGACTATGAACTTTGCACATGAGTTCAAGTTTCCTGTATAATTCCGGAAACCATTCATAAAAGtgcctcaaaaaaaaaattaaattaatgtttttttgtttcactGTAGCAATTTTAACCATAAAATTAATTCCATTCCAAACAGTGGTTACTAAGTGACTTACGAACACTGCAGCTACACAGTGTCTATACATGCAGCTACTGTGCGTATGCATGTATAATACGATACACAGGaagttactgtacattgccatactacagtatatcttCCTTGTTTGTTCTCATTGGTGTGTACTGGTACTATACCTACCTGATACTAGTCATTGTAAATTATGGTCTATGAGATACAATACTCAGTATGGAgccctaggcctaggcctaatcaTCATTTCATCCTAAACACCTTCtacgaagaaagaaaaaatcattaTTTTGGATGAACTTGAAAGGCTGAAAGCCTGCAAATTTGTTTATCACACAATGTTTCACAATTGAACCAAAGACCAACCTGTAGGCTGTTTATGCatagacctaggcctaggcctaggctatttgGTTTTTAGAAGGAGAAGTTAGACTTAGAAGATGCATAAATGCAGAAAGGAAATGTCTTCTCTCTGATGTCAACTGTTAGAACCACCCTCACTAACCCACAAACTTTCCAATGTAATAATG
This window of the Apostichopus japonicus isolate 1M-3 chromosome 9, ASM3797524v1, whole genome shotgun sequence genome carries:
- the LOC139973456 gene encoding uncharacterized protein, with amino-acid sequence MEPEASNQQSETNQQDHNQSNGGMPEGDGSEQPAIKHVVSVEIESGTARESPSKNGADETIQDQPPGSKGAENPKERESSSQSKGSDQPTSSKATTKKSRKPIFISYSPDGGFVERRFVCETVRQFKENNLAEDVWFDKDEQNLNSATWFSQRMETAEKCRAAVCILTQSYFHCPVSVYELRILSERQKAINPPKVFLVLLEEVDLPKQFHPLIDDCVNLAIPAFYRLSLPEKASIVIGSLMTKVEPFAVVNAPFVPPVREDDFTDRYKKRHLCSWTANDLQSWLFDLGIREFYRQSFAEMFMDGFLLMSAMDQDMLEHLSVDSKVVRKKLLQQIVSILEKEQKQAESWHLRARSQRPKPDSVYVIYDPADVRLAQNLKQDLKRKNLMVMSHEKLGQSRDEFLQLNGPHVASCKNIVVLLTEAAISSPFVFHEVLFADWLGKSVVCLMFKNTWSRLRPSLKAILGESMAIDFESKMYNESIDILEHQIKPLKKVPGVVLEQSYLNRMTEGLRPLRVLSSMSGSPWYGGSDFVESRVYISYQWDAQSKVAEIRRLLENHAIPCFADSSSTISQTQRGSSGGSLRNSVHKPAGQTSVASEGLQVHLHRNMKSSAIVVCCITPRYLQSENCLKDIVLADSLGKLIVPVLLRFVAWPPDVGPSTVKRILARTSTVDFSNDKLYKQNFHLLLEKLRKYLSGRR